From the Paludisphaera mucosa genome, one window contains:
- the murB gene encoding UDP-N-acetylmuramate dehydrogenase has product MQHPFQEFREFVAENQPLAPLIWFRLGGPAAYFAKPRTIEDLRAVLRRANDEGIGFRLLGGGTNVLVRDEGVDALVVHMESPFFSDVAIVDERISVGAAVPLTALISQAARAGLAGLEILTGIPGTVGGALRGNAGSRQGAIGPYVSRVAVLDSSFEVQERERDDLSFVDRESNLDEPVILSAEFELSREDPESVVRRMRRIWIVKKENQPYGHQSAGCIFKNPSADISAGALIDQAGMKGTRHGGAEISDRHANFIIAHPGAKSDDVLHLIDQIQQRVWQQFGYELELQLQIW; this is encoded by the coding sequence TTGCAGCATCCTTTCCAGGAATTCCGGGAGTTCGTCGCCGAGAACCAGCCGCTGGCCCCGCTGATCTGGTTCCGGCTCGGCGGACCCGCCGCTTATTTCGCCAAACCTCGCACTATCGAGGACTTGCGTGCCGTCCTGCGCCGCGCGAACGACGAAGGGATCGGCTTCCGACTCCTCGGGGGCGGGACGAACGTCCTGGTGCGCGACGAGGGAGTCGACGCACTCGTAGTCCACATGGAGAGCCCCTTCTTCTCCGACGTCGCGATCGTCGACGAACGGATCTCCGTCGGGGCCGCAGTGCCGCTCACGGCCCTGATCTCGCAGGCCGCCCGCGCCGGCCTGGCCGGCCTGGAGATTCTTACCGGCATTCCGGGGACCGTGGGCGGGGCGCTTCGCGGCAACGCCGGCAGTCGACAGGGGGCCATCGGACCGTACGTGAGTCGCGTCGCGGTTCTCGACTCCTCGTTCGAAGTCCAGGAGCGGGAGCGCGACGACCTCAGCTTCGTCGACCGGGAATCGAACCTCGACGAGCCGGTGATCCTGTCGGCGGAATTCGAGCTTTCCCGCGAGGACCCCGAGTCGGTCGTCCGGCGCATGCGGCGGATCTGGATCGTCAAGAAAGAGAACCAGCCCTACGGCCACCAGTCGGCGGGCTGCATCTTCAAGAACCCCTCCGCCGACATCTCCGCCGGGGCGCTCATCGATCAGGCGGGGATGAAGGGGACGCGTCACGGTGGGGCCGAGATCTCCGACCGGCACGCCAATTTCATCATCGCCCACCCCGGGGCGAAGTCGGACGACGTCCTCCACCTGATCGACCAGATCCAGCAGCGAGTCTGGCAGCAGTTCGGCTACGAATTGGAACTGCAACTCCAGATCTGGTAG